A stretch of Arachis hypogaea cultivar Tifrunner chromosome 15, arahy.Tifrunner.gnm2.J5K5, whole genome shotgun sequence DNA encodes these proteins:
- the LOC112751648 gene encoding uncharacterized protein, with protein MECNKDEANRAKEIAERKFNAKDTLGAKKFALKAQNLFPDLEGIPQMLATLDVYISAERKINGEADWYGVLGVDPFADDDTVRKQYRKLALMLHPDKNKSVGADGAFKLISEAWSLLSDKSRRAAYDEKRKTKAGKVSSKFGGSSAATGANGSYNFAKTAPSSARTQKNTAKEHSSSSTHKPKGNTFWTVCHRCKMQYEYLRVYLNLKLLCPNCHEAFLAVETAPPPSSGIRPAASWDFSHQKNRQGPNKSKSHAGKNMATPNVGAGKNHSNADFQWAPFSKTSGVSNVAQAASVVQQAYDKVKREREEAQAATKREEALRRKQHGSKKGYFNSGKRKRGGMEDVNGKEPVNRMGVGNGAVGAYARDFSPAELQDILMDKARKEISDKLREIRSNTFDSLAKGCEDGFKKANEQGEKFLSNPDLCTESNIAKSEDRESGAQVLESFAGTTTSTTIAKILETMRIDVPDPDFLDFDKDRTEGSFGENQVWALYDNDDGMPRYYAKIHSVVSLNPFTLRISWLNSNTNGELPPLNWVASGFSKTCGDFRRGRHEICNNINFFSHKVRWRKGIHGAICIYPRKGDVWALYRSWSPEWNELTADEVIRKFDMVEVLEDFNEECGVVVIPLLKVAGFRAVFRHHSDPKEIRIIRREEMYQFSHQVPSYFLTGQEAPNAPKGCRVLDPAAIPSEFLQVIQTVKEEDMVDNEDCIMTEAASNNAKEENREKMITDASKPGGNDEDIPEMKTLKVDNEGNSIEVTASENMKEDNCEEMITDMSKVGEEREGNYEDTEEMETLKEDK; from the coding sequence ATGGAGTGCAATAAGGACGAGGCAAACAGAGCTAAAGAAATTGCAGAGAGGAAGTTTAATGCAAAGGATACTTTGGGTGCAAAGAAATTTGCTTTGAAAGCTCAAAATTTGTTTCCAGATCTTGAGGGCATTCCTCAGATGTTAGCAACACTTGATGTGTATATTTCTGCCGAGCGTAAAATAAATGGAGAAGCAGATTGGTATGGTGTACTCGGTGTTGACCCATTTGCCGATGATGATACAGTTAGGAAACAGTACAGGAAGCTAGCTCTTATGCTTCACCCTGACAAAAACAAGTCCGTTGGTGCAGATGGGGCCTTTAAACTTATTTCAGAGGCGTGGAGTTTACTATCAGATAAGTCTAGAAGGGCAGCATATGATgagaagagaaaaacaaaagccgGGAAAGTTTCATCGAAGTTTGGAGGTTCATCAGCAGCAACAGGGGCTAATGGCAGTTACAATTTTGCTAAGACTGCCCCTTCAAGTGCAAGGACTCAGAAGAATACTGCGAAAGAACACTCCTCATCTTCTACCCATAAGCCAAAAGGAAATACATTTTGGACTGTTTGCCACAGATGCAAAATGCAGTATGAGTATCTACGAGTCTATCTTAACCTTAAACTCTTGTGTCCCAATTGCCATGAGGCATTTTTGGCTGTAGAAACTGCTCCTCCACCTTCAAGCGGTATTAGACCTGCAGCTTCATGGGACTTTTCACATCAGAAGAATCGTCAAGGACCTAATAAAAGCAAATCTCATGCTGGAAAGAACATGGCAACCCCAAACGTCGGGGCGGGGAAAAACCATAGCAATGCTGATTTCCAGTGGGCTCCATTCTCAAAAACATCTGGTGTTTCTAATGTTGCTCAAGCTGCAAGTGTTGTTCAGCAGGCCTATGATAAGGTGAAGCGAGAACGTGAGGAGGCACAAGCAGCTACCAAAAGGGAAGAGGCCTTAAGAAGGAAGCAGCATGGTTCTAAAAAGGGTTACTTCAATTCTGGTAAGAGAAAAAGGGGGGGCATGGAGGATGTCAATGGTAAGGAACCTGTAAAtcgaatgggagtgggaaatggaGCAGTAGGAGCATATGCAAGAGATTTTTCCCCAGCAGAACTGCAGGATATTCTTATGGATAAAGCTAGAAAAGAAATTAGCGATAAACTCAGGGAAATTCGGTCAAATACTTTTGATAGTTTAGCTAAAGGGTGTGAGGATGGCTTCAAGAAAGCAAATGAGCAaggtgaaaaatttttaagtaaccCTGATTTGTGTACTGAAAGCAACATTGCGAAGTCAGAAGACAGAGAGAGTGGAGCCCAAGTCCTCGAGTCATTTGCAGGTACTACTACTAGTACTACCATTGCTAAAATTTTGGAAACAATGCGAATAGATGTCCCAGATCCTGATTTTCTTGATTTTGACAAGGATCGAACGGAAGGATCTTTTGGTGAAAATCAAGTATGGGCTTTGTATGACAATGATGATGGGATGCCACGGTATTATGCGAAGATCCACAGTGTGGTTTCGCTAAATCCATTCACGTTGCGAATCTCTTGGCTTAACTCAAACACCAATGGTGAACTGCCCCCCCTGAATTGGGTGGCTTCAGGCTTTTCAAAAACTTGTGGGGATTTCAGAAGAGGCAGACATGAAATCTGTAACAACATCAATTTCTTTTCTCACAAGGTTAGGTGGAGAAAAGGTATTCATGGTGCCATCTGTATATACCCCAGGAAAGGGGATGTTTGGGCCCTTTATAGGAGTTGGTCTCCTGAATGGAATGAGCTGACAGCCGACGAGGTTATACGCAAGTTTGACATGGTTGAAGTACTCGAGGATTTTAATGAAGAGTGCGGTGTAGTTGTTATTCCTCTGCTCAAAGTGGCTGGGTTCAGGGCGGTATTTCGTCACCACTCAGATCCAAAAGAAATCAGGATAATCCGGCGGGAAGAGATGTATCAGTTCTCGCATCAGGTCCCTTCGTATTTTCTAACTGGTCAAGAAGCTCCAAATGCCCCAAAGGGTTGCAGGGTGCTGGACCCAGCTGCTATTCCATCAGAATTTCTCCAGGTAATACAAACTGTGAAGGAGGAAGATATGGTGGATAATGAGGATTGTATAATGACAGAAGCCGCAAGCAACAATGCGAAAGAAGAGAATCGCGAGAAAATGATCACCGATGCGAGTAAACCCGGGGGAAATGATGAAGATATTCCGGAAATGAAAACTTTGAAAGTGGACAATGAGGGGAACAGTATAGAGGTAACAGCAAGTGAAAACATGAAAGAAGATAACTGTGAGGAAATGATCACTGATATGAGCAAAGTTGGGGAAGAAAGGGAGGGAAATTATGAAGATACAGAAGAAATGGAAACTTTGAAGGAAGACAAATAG